The genomic region TACCGTCGCCACTTTCGACTTCGGTTGCGGAGACGTGTAATCACCCAGTTGATTGTAGGCCTGATCCGCATTGGGACCAATGACGGCAATCCGACCCACATTTGCTATCGATAGAGGTAACGTGTCAGCCTCATTTTTGAGAAGTACAACGCCTTCCGCAGCCAACTGTCGTGCCAGCTGAACATGCGCTTTACTGCCAATGACTTCTGCTGCACGATCGGCATCCACGTAAGGCTGTTCGAATAAGCCCAGTCTGAACTTCAACGCCAGCACGCGAGAGACAGCCTGATCCAGAACCTGCACATCAAGCTTGCCTTCTGTTAACGCCTGCACCAGATATTGCCCGAACATCTCACCGGACATCTCCATATCGATGCCTGCTTCAATCGCCTGTATGGAAGCTTCCATTCCATCTGCCGCGACATCATGCCCACTTGCCAGCATATTAATCGCACCACAATCCGTAATGACCAGACCGTCAAAGCCCCAATCCTTACGCAAAACATCTTCCAGCAGTTCCGTATTCACGGTGCAAGGTGTGCCATCAATTTCGTTGTACGCTGGCATGATCGACGCAGCCCCAGCTTCCACCGCTTTACGGAATGGATACAGATCCACTTCCAGCAGTTCGCGCCAGCCCATATGTACAGGTCCTGCATTGCGTCCACCTTCCGAGCTGCCGTAACCTACAAAATGTTTCAGCGTTGCCGCCACTGTATCTCCACGGTCGAGACTTTCACCCTGAAGTCCTTCCACAGATGCAACCGCCAGTTCTCCTATGAGATACGGATCTTCCCCGAAGCATTCCTCCGTACGTCCCCAGCGCGGATCACGCACAACATCCAATACCGGAGAATAGGTGACCGCACCACCTTGGGCACGTGTCTCCCGTGCTACTGCCTGGCACATCTCCCGATACAGATCCACATTCCAGGTGCTCCCCAGTAAAAGGGGGACAGGATATACCGTTCCGTCAATGGCCATATGACCATGCGAGCACTCTTCCCCAATCAGGATGGGAAGCCCCAGTCTGGAATGCTCCACCGCATAGCGTTGAATCAGGTTAACCGCCTCAGCGCCTTCTCTGGCGGATAGTCCATTTTCCAGCGTCACGCCAGTCCAAGGGTCTGCCCGAAGCGCACCGTAAAGGGAGCCGATGCCCCCATTTTCCACTTGCTGCTTAAAGGATTCATTTAACGTGATGTTCCCTTGATCATTCGTATAGGTCTGCCAGCCAAATGGCTGCGTAAGTTGGCCTACCTTTTCTTCCGTCGTCATCAGGCTCAACAGGTGTTGTACCCGTTCTTCTATGGCTTTGCTTTGATCCTTATAAGTCATCAATCTGCATCTCTCCCATCCTATAGCGTGATCCGGCTATTCTTTGACAGCGCCCACCGTCAGACCTTGTACGAAATAACGCTGGAAGAACGGATAAGCGAATATTATCGGCAACGTGGCAAGCACTACCATCGCCATTCGGGACGTATCCTGCGGAATGGACTGCATGGCTGCCAAACTCATTGAACTGTTAGCAGAGTTCTGCTGGATAAACTGGATGCTCGACTCAATCCGCATCAGCATGGATTGCAGCGGCACCAGATTCGGATTATCAATATATAAGAGTGCGTTGAACCAATCATTCCAGTAACCGAGTGTACTGAACAACCCGATGGTTGCCAGCCCTGGCAAGGAGAGTGGAATCACGATTTTCATAAAGGTATAGAACTCACCGGCGCCATCAATCTTCGCCGATTCAATGACTGCATCCGGTACACTGGTGGAGTAGAATGTACGCAGGATCATAATATAGAAGGCATTCATCGCCAGCGGCAGAATCAGTGCCCATAACGTATCTTTCAACCCAAGGAGCTGGGATACGACCATATAGGTCGGAATCATCCCGCCGTTGAACAACATCGTCAGAATCGCAAAGATGGAGAAAAATCTCCGGTATCTGAAGCTCTTGCGGGAAATCGCATACGCGTACAGCGACATGAGAATCAGACTGATGATGGTACCGAGTACCGTCACCAGAATGGTCACTCCATACGCCCGCAGCAGCGTGTCCCCACTCTGCCAGACAAACTGATATGCCGCGAGACTCCATTCTGCCGGAATCAGACGATACCCATCACGGGCCAGTGCTTTCTCGTCCGTAAACGAGATGATGACTACAAATATAAAAGGAAATACACAGATCAGAGCGAATAGACCGGCGATGATGTTCATGATCACGTTCCAGCCGCTGGATACGTGGTGGAAGTCACGTTTTTTAACAAGCCCTGCTTGAGCCATAGTGGTTCACTCCTTTCCCTTGTCCTAGAATAGGCTACTGTCTTTATCGACTTTGCGCACAACATAGTTGGAGATAATAACAAGCACAAAGCCCACCACAGATTGATACAATCCGGCAGCAGTACTCATGCCAATCTCACCGCTCGTTTTCAAACCACGATATACATACGTATCAATAACATTTGTCACGGAATATAACGTACCCGAATCCCTTGGCACCTGATAGAACAGTCCAAAGTCGGCATAGAAAATGCGGCCTACGGCCAGCAAGGTCATAATTGTAATGATGGGTGACAGCAACGGAATCGTAATATTACGAATCTGCTGCCACTTACTTGCTCCATCGATCATGGCTGCTTCGTAGAGCGATTTATCAATCCCCAGTATGGAAGCCAGATAGACAACGCTGCTATAACCGATGGTTTTCCATAACGCTACGAATACCAGAATATACGGCCAATATTTTGCCTCGGAGTACCACTGAATCGGTTCCATCCCGAACCAGCCGATGATCTGATTCAACATCCCGCGGTCCATGCTCAGGAAGCTGAATGCGAAGTAACCAACGATAACCCAGGAAAGGAAATACGGCAGGAACATGCCCGTTTGATACAGTTTGGCGAGTCGTTTATTAACCAGTTCCGAGAGCAGGATTGCCAATGCCACAGCAAATACCAGTCCCAGGAAGATAATGGCGATGTTATAAAAGAGGGTGTTGCGTGTAATGAGCCATGCATCACTTGTGCTGAACAGGAATTTGAAATTGTCCCAGCCTACCCATTCACTCTTCATCAGACTTGCCCAGAACCCTTCACGGCTGAAGCGATATTCTTTAAAAGCAGCCACGGTGCCCACGAGTGGCAAGTAGGAGAAGAAGAAGAACCAGATGGCGCCTGGCAGCACCATGAGCAGCATGACTCGGTTTCTAATCAGGTTTTTCAAAAATGTAGTCATTATGGAGATCCTCCTTCAGGCTTGAATGAAAAAGGACCGGACGCGATAAGCAGCCGCCCGATCCTTACGATGTACCGTTACTTGTTTTCCGCTCTCCAGGCATCCAGCTGGCTTTGGGCTTCAGCCATTACTTTCTCCAGTCCGGCTTGATTGAACTTCTCAATCACTTGATCCAGATTAGTCGCCGGGTCCAGTGTACCTGTCATCAGTGCTGCCCAATATTGCTCTTTCACGTTCTGTACCGCCGTCAGTTCAGCAGATACATTGCTTGCATCGAAGTTGAAGCTGAGGATCGGGGAATTGACACCTTCAGCATTGAACTTCTTGAACTCATCCCATTTGTTGTCCGGGTCATTGCTGTTCAGGAAGAGCAGCATGTTATTCCCCAGGGAGTATGAAGGCATATCGTAGTTTTTCGACTCAGGCAGATTCTCCATATGTGTGTCATCCACTTTTTTGTAGTGTGTACCCTCGATACCGGAATCCACCATATTGCGCAGTACAGGATCTGTATTCAACAGGTTCAGGAACTCCATCGCTTTCTCCGGATATTCCGAGTTGGCCGAGATCGCCATGATGGAGCCTTGTACAGATGTATTCGTGATGATCGCATCACTGGCTGGAGTCGAAACGACTTCATAACCATAACTTGCAGACCATTGATTATCTGCGAGCGGCTGAGTCTGTGCACGATCCAGGAACCAGTTACCCGATGTTGTCAGGTCGTTCGTGGAACCTGTTGTTGCCGCTTCTGCCGATACATAACCGGCTTTGTAGTATTTGTGCATTGTGGTGAGTGCTTCTTTCATTTCAGGTGTTTCCAGGATGTTCACGAGCTTATAATCTGTTGTATCCAGCTTGATTGCCATTGGCAGATTCTGAATGACATAGTCATATGGCACGTAAGGAACATAGTTCTTATCCATGGCAAATGGTGTTACACTCGCCTCGTTTTCCTTGATCGTTTTGAGCAGAGGCTCCAGACTGTCTAACGTACGAACGCCAGAGATGTCCAGCTTGTATTTATCAACCAGCATTTGGTTAAAGCGCCATACCTCTTGTTGAGGCAGCTCTTTGTTGGCTGGAATTCCGTAATTGTGTCCATCTACCTTCGAACCGCTGAGGAATGCAGGATCAATGGTCTTGGTGAGATCTTGACCGTATTCGGTAAGCAAGTCATCCAGTTCAAGGAACGCACCTTTTCTTGCATTTTGTACATAATCGAATCCACCCGAAGAGGTGAACAGAATATCCATTGGCTCACCGGATGCTACGTTAACCTGCATCTTCTGCGGGTAGTCACCCCAGTCAACCATCTTCATCGTTACCGTGGCATTAATTTTCTCTTTGGTATACTTGCTGACTTCTTCCATCACTTTGTTGACGTCTTTCTGAGGGGTACCGATGGTATACCAGATCAACTCGACCGCGTCATCTCCCGCTCCTCCGGATTCTGAAGCACTTTTGCTTCCTCCACAGGCACTAAGAACAAGCGTAACGGCCATTAACAATGCAAGAACGAGTGAGAAGCGTTTTCTTTGTTTACTCATTTCTTTGATCCTCCCTTTTCGTGGTCCCTTAGGCTCTACTTACTAACTGCTTTAACCTTATCGAATGAAAGCATTTACAAAAAGAAGATAAACTTAAGTTTTCGAGGTACAAATTAAAGAGAAATCGTCCTTGGGCAACTATTTTGTACCTGTTTAAATAAATCGCTTACATGAAAGAGACATGCCGGGTAACGTATGGCATGATCTTCATCACATGCCACTTCTGTTCCCGATATGTCTCTTGGATTCCGTCCGCAAAATTGGATCTGCCCGTCACCGAATTAACCAAACACCTTGAAATCAGTCGGTGAAATTCCTACATATTTGCGGAACTGTTTATAGAAATACCCTGTCTCCCAGTACCCTACATTTCGGGCGATCTCATGTACCTTCAGATTCGAATTGCGTAGATGCTCCTTCGCACGTTCAATCCGGTATCTGTTGATATATTCGGCAAACGTCTCCCCGGTCTCCTTATGGAACAATTGTCCCAAATACACTGGATGCAGATGATAATGGGCACCCAATAGCTTCAAGGAGAGCTCTTCTGCGTAGTGTTTGTCAATATGCTGAAGCACCTGGTTCACAATCGGATTCTTCAAATCCTGCAATAGGGATTGGATGGTCTGCGACCCAACCTGCTGAAGTGCCCTCACGAGCTCATCAAAAGTGCCACTGTCCAGCACAAGTTGAAGCCCCTGTTGGTATATGGCAGACTCATCCGAGTGTTTGATGCTCTCCAGTTCCATTTTGAAGCGAATCACCACTTCCAGTGCGGTATTCTGTAACTCCCCAGGTGTAAGCCCATCGCGATGCTGTTCAAAGTCCATGCGAATCTGGTCGGCAAGCTGTTCTGTATTCCGGGACAAAATAAGTTTGGCGTACTCCCTCCAATCGATGAAGAAGGTCGCCGTTGAACTTCCGCACCTTTCCAGTATCGCATGGTCGATCACTTTAAGATCGGGATAAATCATCACATACTGGAGTGCTTTTTTGGCCTCGGCATAACTGGTCGGTGCATGGTACAGCCCCTTCATCAACCTGCCTGCTCCAATGCGTACCGCAGGATGTGTTACGGTTATCGCATTAGATAATTCCTGAAGACCATCCATCAACTGTCGCTCCTCGTCGCTCGTACCCTGAATATTGGCAATAATGACGATGTCTCCATCGATATCATGAAATACGTTCAGATGGCGTCTGTCCCTCAACATCTCTTCCACACGTTCAAACATACCAGATGTCTGTTCTTTATCCCGCAAGACAGCCACAGCAACGTCCGGTGCATCCAGCGAAAGATTCATAAATTGGGCACGTTCTTCAAATTCAGTAGCTGCAATCTGTCCCGTAAGCCATCGATGAAGAATGTTATCTTTCAGAATCTGGATGCCATACGCATCATCGGCTTGAGGTGACACCGTATGATCTAGCTTGGACGCGGTGTTGCTCAGCGTGGATTCCAATTCCTCCACATTAATCGGTTTAAGCAGATAATTTTCGATTCCCAGCTGCATGCCTTCCTTCAGATATTCGAACTCATTGAAACCACTGAGGATAATGACCTTCAGCTCAGGTTGCACTCGCCTTGCTTCCCGAATCAGGTCTAGACCATTCATGAGCGGCATCGAAATATCCGTAATCAGAATGTCCACAGGCTGAGAGGAGAGCGCTTGTAACGCCGCCTGCCCATTCCCTGCGTGACTCACAATTTCCATACCAAACGAAGACCAATCCACAATATCGTATAAGCCTTCAATGATGAACGGCTCATCGTCCACAATAAACACCTTGTACATGTTACACACCTGTCCCTTCTGTATGTGGATAACGCACCCTGATCCGTGTTCCTTCTCCGAGGGTGCTCTCTATGGTGATACCGAACTCTGGCCCGTACAGGAAACGCAATCGACTATGAACACTGCGCAGCCCGAACATCTGACCAGACTCTTCAGGACGTTCCAGTTCTTCAAGGATTTCCGTCAGGCGTGCAGGATCAATGCCTTTGCCATTATCTCTGACCTCCACCTGCACTACATCATCCGTCTCTTCTACAATGATGGATAAGCGGTTATCCGAACGTTCTGTCTGAATGCCGTGCACGACATAATTCTCAATGATGGGTTGCAGCGAAAGTTTGACTACAGGGTGTTGATAATAAGCAGCGTCGATCTGGATCGTATATATGAAAATATCCTTGTAGCGGATTCGGAATAACTCCAGATACAAGCGGCAAGCTTCCATCTCATCCTTCAGCGTATAATTTTTCTTTTGCTGTACCAGGCTCTTGAACAATACGGATAGACTATAGATCATCTCACCGACGTCTCTGGCACCCTGGGATATGGCTCTCATCCGAATCACTTCGAGCGTATTGTAGAGAAAATGGGGGTTGATACGCGCCTGTAATGCGACCAACTCCGTCTCCTTCTGTTTGATCTCGGCTTTGTAGACCCGTTCGATATACAGATTCAGCTCGTCCAGCATATCGTTAAAGCTATGCGAGATCTGCCCCAGTTCATCATCACGCGGATCATCAATGCGAGCCGTGAAGTTGCCGTATTTCACTTTCTGGGTGAAGCGAATAATTCGACGGGTTCGTTTGGCAAAGTTAATAATGAAAAACGCCGGAACCAGCACGGCAAACAAAATACATACGATACTGATCGAGATGATGGTATTGCGAATGCCCGCATAGGTTTCAGCCATCTCTTCTACCGGAACAGTGCCGATGACCACGTAACCCTGATCCGCAGAGACGAACTTGTTCACATACATGTTCTGCTCCTTTTTCATCGAATCCATATCCGTCTGATCAAACAGCGAATCGGCTACATTCACGTAGGGATATTTCTTCCCATAATACTGATTGTTGGAGTCGAACAAGACTGTACCTTTCGCCGATAATACCACGATTTCTCCCTTCAGATTACTCTCGTAGTTATCCAGTGCATTTCCGATTCCCTCCGAGTCAAAGAAGACAAGAAATTGGCCCAGATTCCGAAGGGTCTGTGTATTGTTAATCGGTACGCGGATGGAATAGAGCGCAGGGTCCCATTGATTGATCTCTTTGCGAATCCAGGAATTGGGGGCACTGATATTGGGCGTTTCCATCGCCATCACGTCAGGAATATAGGAATGGGCCACATTGGTGTCCAGCTTGCGGAACTGCTTGTGTTGATTGAAGGTAGACAGGTCCTGCTGCTCCGCGCTATACAACATGAGTTGGTTAATCTGCGAATTACGATCCATAATGTTCTGAAAATGTTTCAACACATCGGCCGAATAGTCGTCCTGATTGGCATAGTATCCATTGGTCATGTGCTGAACATATTCAGCGTACGAATGATTCATCAGATAAGTAATGTTGGCGGACAGCGCCTCATTCTGATGCATGTCTCTCACCATGTTTTGCACCGATTCATACTGCTGATGAATGTATCGATCCACATGTTCCATCGCCGCTTTCTGGATCGCCAGTTCCCGGCGAATCGTGGAGTCGGACACTGACAGGAAGATGATATAAGACAATGTAATGATCGTGACAATGGATATCATCGAGAAGATCAGTAGCATTTTCATAAACATATTATTTTTGAAGAAATTATTGTAAACGCTAACAATTTTCAAGTCGCATGTCCCCTCCGATGCTGTTTTCCTGACTCTATAAGTTGAACTAAAGATTACTTACACTGACACTACGATGACAGAATAACCTTCCAATCGCTGTTATCCCCAGATTTTTTCGATTCCCTTTTCTTAAGGGAAAATCTGGTGATAGCGTATGCTTCCGATGCAGCTTTCTTTCAGAAAGCTTTTAGGCGAACGCTTCGCTTTTTCAGGTTTTTTCTGTTCTCTTCGTTATCGTGTAAAAAATTAGTTCAACTTATAAAGAATTATATCATTAGGCTTCTGACATTAACTTGTCACCTGGAACTTTTCTTTAGTTTGTACTAGCGATTCTTTAATTTCACCCTATTTAAAAACGCTTTCATCCACTATCGTTAACCATAAGTTTAGCTTTGTGTAAAAGAATACCTTACATTCATTCCACTTGAAGGAGGAACAGCATGACACGCAAACTCAAACCGAAAGGCATCATTCCCAAAGTAACTGCCATGGTCCTGACTACGGCTCTGCTTGGACAAGTTGTTGCATCATCCGTTTATGCCGGAGACACGCTCCCTTACACCGGTGAAAGTGCCAAAGGGGTAAATCAACCCTATCAACATGGGTACACCTCAGCCCAGATTCTGAACTGGACACCGGAAAGTGATATCCATGGTGATCTGCTTCGTGCCCATGTTCCCTTGCAGCCACGTAATGAAGCGTTCTCTGCTACACAGGCATATCCTGAGCTTAGCCCGGACACCCAGCTATTTACGATGAGTGGTGATTACGGCAATGCATTCTTCGATAGCACACCATATACCAATGAATTCAGCCAGTATCTCTTTAACTATTGGCAATATACAGACTACTACAGCTATTGGCACGGCATGGCCTCTGCGGGAGTACCGGAGGAGCTGTATGACCCTAGTAAGGAATGGACGGAGAAATATTTCGAGTTTGGTATTTTGAACATTCCGAATCCGGCATACACCAATGCAG from Paenibacillus sp. FSL R5-0341 harbors:
- a CDS encoding glycoside hydrolase family 3 N-terminal domain-containing protein — protein: MTYKDQSKAIEERVQHLLSLMTTEEKVGQLTQPFGWQTYTNDQGNITLNESFKQQVENGGIGSLYGALRADPWTGVTLENGLSAREGAEAVNLIQRYAVEHSRLGLPILIGEECSHGHMAIDGTVYPVPLLLGSTWNVDLYREMCQAVARETRAQGGAVTYSPVLDVVRDPRWGRTEECFGEDPYLIGELAVASVEGLQGESLDRGDTVAATLKHFVGYGSSEGGRNAGPVHMGWRELLEVDLYPFRKAVEAGAASIMPAYNEIDGTPCTVNTELLEDVLRKDWGFDGLVITDCGAINMLASGHDVAADGMEASIQAIEAGIDMEMSGEMFGQYLVQALTEGKLDVQVLDQAVSRVLALKFRLGLFEQPYVDADRAAEVIGSKAHVQLARQLAAEGVVLLKNEADTLPLSIANVGRIAVIGPNADQAYNQLGDYTSPQPKSKVATVLDGIRSKLANHVEGQTEKSSVGPLSGDSSMDEVLYAPGCRIKGDSKEGFERAIEVASQADTVIIVVGGSSARDFGEGTIDLKTGASNVSDNSWNDMECGEGIDRMTLGLAGVQLELIQEIHKLGKKLVVVYINGRPITEPWVDEHADAILEAWYPGQEGGHAIADILFGDVNPSGKLTISIPKHVGQLPIYYNGKRSRGKRYLEEDLEPRYAFGYGLSYTTFEYSEPKLSAESMTAGDTVTVSVNVTNTGRYAGAEVVQMYISDVVSSLTRPAKELKGFAKVNLKPGETQIVEFHIGAEQLQYIGRDLKPVVEPGQFHIHIGSSVNDTQMAELIVREA
- a CDS encoding carbohydrate ABC transporter permease — its product is MAQAGLVKKRDFHHVSSGWNVIMNIIAGLFALICVFPFIFVVIISFTDEKALARDGYRLIPAEWSLAAYQFVWQSGDTLLRAYGVTILVTVLGTIISLILMSLYAYAISRKSFRYRRFFSIFAILTMLFNGGMIPTYMVVSQLLGLKDTLWALILPLAMNAFYIMILRTFYSTSVPDAVIESAKIDGAGEFYTFMKIVIPLSLPGLATIGLFSTLGYWNDWFNALLYIDNPNLVPLQSMLMRIESSIQFIQQNSANSSMSLAAMQSIPQDTSRMAMVVLATLPIIFAYPFFQRYFVQGLTVGAVKE
- a CDS encoding ABC transporter permease subunit; the protein is MTTFLKNLIRNRVMLLMVLPGAIWFFFFSYLPLVGTVAAFKEYRFSREGFWASLMKSEWVGWDNFKFLFSTSDAWLITRNTLFYNIAIIFLGLVFAVALAILLSELVNKRLAKLYQTGMFLPYFLSWVIVGYFAFSFLSMDRGMLNQIIGWFGMEPIQWYSEAKYWPYILVFVALWKTIGYSSVVYLASILGIDKSLYEAAMIDGASKWQQIRNITIPLLSPIITIMTLLAVGRIFYADFGLFYQVPRDSGTLYSVTNVIDTYVYRGLKTSGEIGMSTAAGLYQSVVGFVLVIISNYVVRKVDKDSSLF
- a CDS encoding ABC transporter substrate-binding protein; translated protein: MSKQRKRFSLVLALLMAVTLVLSACGGSKSASESGGAGDDAVELIWYTIGTPQKDVNKVMEEVSKYTKEKINATVTMKMVDWGDYPQKMQVNVASGEPMDILFTSSGGFDYVQNARKGAFLELDDLLTEYGQDLTKTIDPAFLSGSKVDGHNYGIPANKELPQQEVWRFNQMLVDKYKLDISGVRTLDSLEPLLKTIKENEASVTPFAMDKNYVPYVPYDYVIQNLPMAIKLDTTDYKLVNILETPEMKEALTTMHKYYKAGYVSAEAATTGSTNDLTTSGNWFLDRAQTQPLADNQWSASYGYEVVSTPASDAIITNTSVQGSIMAISANSEYPEKAMEFLNLLNTDPVLRNMVDSGIEGTHYKKVDDTHMENLPESKNYDMPSYSLGNNMLLFLNSNDPDNKWDEFKKFNAEGVNSPILSFNFDASNVSAELTAVQNVKEQYWAALMTGTLDPATNLDQVIEKFNQAGLEKVMAEAQSQLDAWRAENK
- a CDS encoding response regulator transcription factor, with product MYKVFIVDDEPFIIEGLYDIVDWSSFGMEIVSHAGNGQAALQALSSQPVDILITDISMPLMNGLDLIREARRVQPELKVIILSGFNEFEYLKEGMQLGIENYLLKPINVEELESTLSNTASKLDHTVSPQADDAYGIQILKDNILHRWLTGQIAATEFEERAQFMNLSLDAPDVAVAVLRDKEQTSGMFERVEEMLRDRRHLNVFHDIDGDIVIIANIQGTSDEERQLMDGLQELSNAITVTHPAVRIGAGRLMKGLYHAPTSYAEAKKALQYVMIYPDLKVIDHAILERCGSSTATFFIDWREYAKLILSRNTEQLADQIRMDFEQHRDGLTPGELQNTALEVVIRFKMELESIKHSDESAIYQQGLQLVLDSGTFDELVRALQQVGSQTIQSLLQDLKNPIVNQVLQHIDKHYAEELSLKLLGAHYHLHPVYLGQLFHKETGETFAEYINRYRIERAKEHLRNSNLKVHEIARNVGYWETGYFYKQFRKYVGISPTDFKVFG
- a CDS encoding sensor histidine kinase: MFMKMLLIFSMISIVTIITLSYIIFLSVSDSTIRRELAIQKAAMEHVDRYIHQQYESVQNMVRDMHQNEALSANITYLMNHSYAEYVQHMTNGYYANQDDYSADVLKHFQNIMDRNSQINQLMLYSAEQQDLSTFNQHKQFRKLDTNVAHSYIPDVMAMETPNISAPNSWIRKEINQWDPALYSIRVPINNTQTLRNLGQFLVFFDSEGIGNALDNYESNLKGEIVVLSAKGTVLFDSNNQYYGKKYPYVNVADSLFDQTDMDSMKKEQNMYVNKFVSADQGYVVIGTVPVEEMAETYAGIRNTIISISIVCILFAVLVPAFFIINFAKRTRRIIRFTQKVKYGNFTARIDDPRDDELGQISHSFNDMLDELNLYIERVYKAEIKQKETELVALQARINPHFLYNTLEVIRMRAISQGARDVGEMIYSLSVLFKSLVQQKKNYTLKDEMEACRLYLELFRIRYKDIFIYTIQIDAAYYQHPVVKLSLQPIIENYVVHGIQTERSDNRLSIIVEETDDVVQVEVRDNGKGIDPARLTEILEELERPEESGQMFGLRSVHSRLRFLYGPEFGITIESTLGEGTRIRVRYPHTEGTGV